The Proteobacteria bacterium CG1_02_64_396 genome includes the window TGGGGGGCCGTTTTCCCGCCGGCATTCCAGTTGCACAAACCCTCAAGGTGCTGACTGAAGAGGGGGCATTTGCCTCGGCTTCGGCCCAACCTTTGGTCCCTTTCTCTGCGCTGCGTTCGGTTTTGTTGTTGGTTCCGCTGCCGACCCCAACGCCGGTACAGGGGGGAGGCAAATGATCTTCCTGTCGCTTCGGCGTTGGATCCCTACCGCCACGGTCCTCGTCGTCTCCCTCCTTCAGACCCTACCGATGGCTTGGGGAGACTGGCACTTGGTCAAACCCGACATGGTGCTGATCTTTCTGGCGGTCGCCTGGCTCTATTTCCCCATTCTGCTGCCGGTCTGGGTGGTTTGGATTTCGGGGTTTTATCTCGATCTGTTCACCCCGATGCCGTTGGGCAGTCATCCGCTGCTATTTTTTGTGGCCTTTCTACTCTTGGGATTGATGCGTTCAATGCTGGTGAACTCCCCTTTGGGCGTACAGGCCATCGCCCTGTTCGGAGTCATCATGGTGATGCTGGGATTGGATGGCGTCATCAACCTGATCTGGGTGGAGCAATGGCCTGGATTGGCCTGGTGGGGGGGGCGGTTGTGGGGGGCGGTCTTGGCCTGTGTGCTTTTGTTCCCCATCGTGCGGGAGCTGGGGCTGCGCTGGTACAACCTCAACCGCCGCTGGCTGAGCTAAAGCGGTGGGGATCGGGCGCGAAGAGTGGCGGCAGCGCGAGACCCTGCGCGGCCGATTGATCCTGTTCTATCTGTTGTTTGTGCTGGTCACGCTGGTTTTGGTTGGGCGCTTAGTGCAGCTGCAGGTGATCGAGGCAGATCGTTACCAGGCAGCCGCTCGGCAAAACCGCATCGACCTTCTACCAATCTACCCCGCACGGGGCCAATTGCTCGACCGCTACAACCGTCTGCTGGCTGAAAACGATCCCGCCTTTGCCATTACCCTAACCCCCGCCGCTTTGCCCAGTTTCAAGGAGCAATTGCAACCGATTCTGGAACGGCTTGGCGCCATGCTGGGTTGGACGCCTGAGGACGTAGCCGATTTCGCCGAGCGTTCCAAGCTGGCCAATCCCTTTCGCCCGTTGCGCCTCAAAGGTGGACTCGATTGGGACGCCGCCTCCAGACTTGCCATCGATTTATACGAGCTGCCTGGGATCGAAATTGTCGCCGATGCCCGGCGCTATTACCCCATGGGGCCAGCGGCAGCTCATTTGCTGGGTTATCTGGGGCGAATTAATGCTCCCGATTGGCGCCGTTTCGAGCCCGAGGGATACGACCTCAACGAGCCGGTCGGCAAGATGGGGATCGAGCGGCTCGACCAGGACTTGCTGCGCGGGGTGAACGGCATGCGCGAGGTCGAGGTCACCGCCGTGGGGCGTGTGGTCAAGGAGGTCTCCCGAACCCCACCCAAGGATGGCCCTGATCTGCATTTGGCCCTCGACCTCGATTTGCAAAGCGATCTGGTCAAGGCGATGGCCAACCGGCGCGGTGCGGCGGTGGCCATCGATATTCCGACCGGGGGGTTGCTTGCCTACGTCTCGACCCCCAGTTTCGATCCCAATCAGATGGTTGAAGGGGTGAGTCTAGTCCAGTGGCGGGCCTGGAACCGCGATGCAAACCTTCCGCTACTCGATCGTGCCGGTCGGGGGCTCTATCCCCCAGGGTCGATTTTCAAGATTGTGGTCGCCTGGGCCGCCCTGGCCGAGGGGCTCATCACCCCCTCAACCCGTGTGCATTGCTCAGGCAGTTACGAGGTGGGTGATCGCACCCTGTTTTGCTGGAAGCATGACGGTCACGGGTCGGTCAGTGTCGAACAGGCCTTGGTGCAATCCTGCGACGTATTCTTTTACGACGTGGGTTTACGCTTAGGGATCGATACCATCGCCCGTTATGCCGAGGCATTGGGGTTGGGGGCATTGGGCGATCTCGACCCTCTGGTCAAAGATCCGGTGATCCCCAACCGTGCCTGGAAGCAGGTGGTGAAAAAGGCACCTTGGTTTCCCGGCGAGACTGCGCTGGCTGCCATCGGGCAGGGTTACGTGTTGGTCAATCCGGTTCACATGGCCCAGATGATGGCGACCGTGGCTCGGGGGGGGGTGGTCAAGCCGATCTTGCTGGAGCGCTCCCCAGCTGGAGATGCCGAGCCGATTGTCGACGACGATGTCGCGCGGGTGATCCGGCGTGCCTTGACCCAGGTGGTCGAAAGCCCCTACGGGACCGCTCGAAAATCGAAGCTTGAGAACGGGGTGCTCATGGCAGGCAAGACCGGCACCGCCCAGGTCGTCTCGATCTTGCGGGACGAGGATGGCAAGCCGATGCGCGATGTCCCCCCGGCCGTTGAGGATCACGCTTGGTTTGCCGCCTTTGCACCGGTCGATCATCCCCAAATTGCCATCTGCGTCTTTGTGGCCCATGCCGGTCACGGTGGTGAGGAGGCGGCGCCGGTGGCCAAACGGGCGTTGGATGCCTACTTCGCCCGTCATCCCCCTCCATCCCCCGACTGACGTTATTCCCAGCACCCTGCGTTTCGCCGGTTCGCGGACGAGGCCCGCTCCTACAGAGGAGGGCTGTTGTGGGAGGCGACCCCGTCGCCGAACCGGATGATTGAAGGACTCCTACAGTGGAGGGTTGTTGTAGAAGGCGACCCCGTCGTTCCGATCATCCTGAGCTTGTCGAAGGACGAACCGATGGGGGCAAGTTGGCGCATGTGCTGCGCCGGTTCGCGGACGAGGCCTGTTCCTACAGAGGAGGGCTGTTGTAGGAGGCGACCCCGTCGCCGAACCGGATGATTGAAGGACCCAATAAAAAAGCCCCGGGGTGAGACCTCCGGGGCTTTTTTATTGGGCGGTCGGCAAGAAACCGACAGGTGTGAAGGATCGATTAGGGGGCAATCACCACCTGGCGGATGGTGCTGGCACCGTCGCTGCCGAAGAGATTGCCGCCGTCGAGGAACAGACCATTGATCCCCATGAATTGGGCGGAGGCTCCCACCCCGTCGAAGGATCCCGAGGTGCCTCCCGCGACGGTGGTGACGTTGCTGGTGGCCAGATTGATGGCCCGAATCGCGTTGTTCCCCCAGTCGCCGACATAAAGGGTGGTGCCATCGGTCTCAAGGTCAGAGGGGCTCAGGAACAGGGCGCTGGAGCCCGCCCCGTCGGTGAAGCCCGAGGTGCCCGCCGTACCGGCAATGGTGGTGACGTTCCCTGATGCGATATCCACCCGGCGAATCACATGGCCGAGCTGGTCGGCCACATAGAGGTTCACCCCGTCGCAGGCAAGGCCGGCGGGCCCATTGAACGAGGCCAGCGCGCCGATGCCGTCGACGCTGCCCGCGGCGGCATAAGGATCGCCCGCCAGGGTGGTAACGACACCGCTGGCAGGGTCGATCTGGCGGATGGTGTTGTTGCCGTAGTCGGCGACGAAGAGGCTGACCCCATCGCTGGCAATACCTGCCGGCGCGCTGAACTGCGCGCCGGAACCGGTGCCGTTAAGACTCCCAGCCGTGCCGTAGGGATCGCCTGCCAGGGTGACGACCTGGGCGGTGACCAAGTCGATCTTGCGGATGGCGTTGTTGAAGTTGTCGGTGACGTAGAGGTAAGCCCCGTCGTTGGCGATGCCGTAGGGGTAGCCGAACAGCGCACCCGTCCCAGTGCCGTCCAGGTAGCCCGCGGTGCCGACCGCGCTGCCCGCGAAGGTCGAAACCATACTCGTGGCGCGATCAATTTTGCGGATGGCGCTGTTGTTCTGATCGACCACATACAGGGCGGCGGCGTTGCCGGTGATGCCACTGGGGCCGTTGAACATCGATTCCAAGGCGACGCCGTCGACGAAGGAGGGCGTACCGGCAACCCCCGCCACGGTGGTGACCGTGCCGTAGGGGGTGGGGCTGAGCGTGACGTCGAACGTCGCCGGTGTGGCCGTACCCCCGGAGGCACTGACCACGCCGGTGGCGGAGTAGGTGTCGAAGAGGGGGGCGAATCCGCTGCCCTGGACCGCCACATCGTAGGTTCCGGTCAGCAGGGTGACGGCGTAAGTGCCGTTGATCGCCGAATAGACGGTCTGATCGAAGCCGAGGATCTGTCCGGTGATCGGATCGACCTGGGCGGTGAAGGTCACCGTGGCCAGCTGCGGTCCGCCGTTGCCGGAGACGGTACCGGCCACGCTGCCGCCGGTGGCGTCCGAGATTTTGCGAATTGCGTTTTGATCGTAGTCGGCGACGTACAGATTGGTCCCGTCGCTGGTCAGGCCACTCGGCGAGACGAAGATGGCGTTGGTTCCAATCCCGTCGATGGAGCCGGTGGTCCGTGTCGACGCACCGGCCAGGGTGGTGACCTGCCAGGTGCTCAGATCGATGCGGCGGATGGCGGAGTGGCCGCTGTCGGAGACGTACAGGCTGCTGCCGTCGGTGACGATGCCGTTGGGGGCGCTGAAGGTGGCGCTGGCGCCGACCCCGTCCGCGAGACCGGAGACGCTGTAGGGGCTGCCCGCCACGGTGACGACCCCGCCGGTGGCGATCTCGACCCGCCGGATCAGCCCACTGCTGTTGTCGGTGACGTAGAGATACACGCCGTCGGTGGTGATGGCGGTCGGCATGTCGAAGGTGGCCAAGCTGCCGATGCCGTCGGCGGTCCCGGCTGTGCCGTAGGGGTCGCCCGCCAGGGTGGTCACGGCTCCGGAGAGAATGTCGACCGTGCGGATGGCATGGTTCCAGGTGTCGGTAACGTAGAGGGTGTTGCCGACCACGGTCACCCCGCTGGCGCTGGTGAACTGGGCGGCGGCGCCGACCCCGTCCACAAATCCCCACGAGTTGGTGGAGCCGGCCAAGGTGGAGACCAGCCCTGTGGCGATGTCGGCCTTGCGAACGACATCCCCTTCGCAGAAGAAGAGCGAAACGCCGTCGGTGGTGATGCCGTTGGGATAGTAAAGGTAGGCGGCGCTGCCGATCCCATCGCGCGATTGGTCGTAAACCGCGGGATCGCCCACGAAGGTGGAGACGTCGCCGCTGGCCAAGTCGATGC containing:
- a CDS encoding penicillin-binding protein 2, with the translated sequence MGIGREEWRQRETLRGRLILFYLLFVLVTLVLVGRLVQLQVIEADRYQAAARQNRIDLLPIYPARGQLLDRYNRLLAENDPAFAITLTPAALPSFKEQLQPILERLGAMLGWTPEDVADFAERSKLANPFRPLRLKGGLDWDAASRLAIDLYELPGIEIVADARRYYPMGPAAAHLLGYLGRINAPDWRRFEPEGYDLNEPVGKMGIERLDQDLLRGVNGMREVEVTAVGRVVKEVSRTPPKDGPDLHLALDLDLQSDLVKAMANRRGAAVAIDIPTGGLLAYVSTPSFDPNQMVEGVSLVQWRAWNRDANLPLLDRAGRGLYPPGSIFKIVVAWAALAEGLITPSTRVHCSGSYEVGDRTLFCWKHDGHGSVSVEQALVQSCDVFFYDVGLRLGIDTIARYAEALGLGALGDLDPLVKDPVIPNRAWKQVVKKAPWFPGETALAAIGQGYVLVNPVHMAQMMATVARGGVVKPILLERSPAGDAEPIVDDDVARVIRRALTQVVESPYGTARKSKLENGVLMAGKTGTAQVVSILRDEDGKPMRDVPPAVEDHAWFAAFAPVDHPQIAICVFVAHAGHGGEEAAPVAKRALDAYFARHPPPSPD